TCCATTTGTAAACTGTTTTTTTATATCCATTCAAATAAAACAAAATTAAAAATATACAGACAATAGCTAGTTCAAAACGAATATTTATGCCATGCATTACTGTTAACCCTGTAAGGAATACTACTAATATTTTGCTGATCGGATTTGGATTAAATGGAGCATTTGAAGAAAAGGTAGGCATTATACAATGCCTGCTTTTTCAAAGTGTTTTTTCAATAGAGCCTTTCCTATATATGCCCCAATTATTCCTCCTATAAAAGCACCTAAGGCTACTAAAGCCATGTGAGGATATGTTATTAGTTTTTCTAGGGCTACTACATAGTCGTCTCCCATCATTTTGCAATGTTCTATATATACTTCTTTTGCCAAAAGCATTTGCATCATAGAGCTGCAAATCCATATGCAAAATACAGCGTAAGAAAGCATATTGTATTTAAAAGAATTGTAATTGCCAATCTTTCTAATTAATTCTGCTATTATCATTACTATAAGCGATAAAACTACAACTACATAAGTATGTCCAGCAGCAAACATCACAAGTGGTGATATCATACCAAATATAAATAACGCCCATGGTTTTTGAACCTTAGTCATAAATAACATAACTACAGTCCCTGCAATTATGCCCAAAACTGTTGGGTATATTAAAAACAATATTGGGACCATACCCATCATACCAACACCAAACATCAAGGCGAAATAAATTACGGCAAAAACACCGATACTTACTAAATCTTTTACTTTTAATTTTTTATTATCCATTTTATTACTCCTAATAAATAAATTCTTCTGCCATTTTTATTTTTCTTTTTATTTTATTTTTAATCATTTACATTCATATTCGAAAGAGCCTTTGCTTGCATTGCTAAACCTACCATTATCATAGTAAAATCTACAACTGGTTCTGTCCACCAAACAGCCCCTGCTCCAAATACTCTTGGTAATATAAGTAAGGCTGGAACAAGTAGTATTAGCTGTCTTAACATTACAATCATTCCAGCTTTTTTTCCATCCCCTATCGCTTGGAAAAAAGTTATTGTCATAATCATAATTCCATAAAGAATAAATACTGAATAGAACATTCTGAAATTATTAACTCCACTTGAAATTATATCCTGACTTACTTTAAATAAACCAAGTAACTGTTTTGAAAATACTTGTGCTGGTAACCAAAAAATTGCCGCAAGTACTGTTCCTCCTATAGAAAATATCTTCATAGTTTCCTTTACTCTATCGTATTGTTTTGCTCCAAAGTTTGTACCAATAATCGGCTGTAATGCCTGACTCATTCCCCAAATTGGTATAAATGAAAATCCATAAAACCTCAAAGTTGCAGACATTAATATTGCATTTGGATCTCCTCCATATCTAAAAGCTTGTCTATAAAGCAATGTTTGTTGAACCATGAAAAATACTTGCATGATCATAGCTGATACTCCTACTCCAAACATTTCCTTTGATATATCTTTTTCTTTTTTTATTTTCTTTATTTTTACATTTTCACTTTTACTCTTAAAATAATAAAGAGTAATAACCGCTTGAATTATTTGTGCTGTTACAGTTGCTATAGCTGCTCCCTCAATGGCATAATCACCCATTAATTTCATTAGTATTGGATCAAGAGCTATATTGATAAAGGCACCAAGTCCCATGATACTCATTGCTCTTTTCATAAGTCCTTCACCACGCATAACCATATTGGCTGACTGGGTAAAGTTTACAAAATTTGAGCCTAGAAATATTATTCTTAAATACCTTATGCCTAATCCCTTTATTTCTCCTGTTGCTCCAATTAAATCTAAAAAATATGGTCCTAGAAGTATTCCTCCTATTGTTATGATCGTTGAAAAAAATATAATCCAATAGATAAGATTTCCCATAAGCTTGTCTATAGTATCTTTATCACTCTTTCCCATGGCTCTTGATAAAATTGATGCCGAACCTATCCCTATAAGCGTTGCAATCCCATTATTAAAAAATGTAAGCGGCATAGCTATTGAGCAAGCCGCCATGGCATTCTCACCAATTATTTGTCCAGCAAATATTCCATCCATAAGTGGATATAGACCTATAACTACCATCCCAATTACTGCTGGTATAGATAATTGAAACATTAAAGACAATGGCTTCTTGGTCAACAACTGTTCTTTCATGTTTTGTTTCATTTTTAGTTCTTTCAATATATAAATTCTTCTGCCATTTTTGTTTTTTCTATTAAATTCTTGTAAACTTTTGATTTTTGTAAAAGCTCTTCATGTTTGCCTTCGCTTTCTACTCTTCCGTTTTCAAGAACTACTATCTTGTCTGCATTTTCTATGGATTTCATTCTATGTGAAATGATGACAACAGTTTTATCTTTAACTAAATTATTTAAGGACTCTTGAATCTTTTTCTCGTTGTCAACATCAAGGCTTGCTGCTATCTCATCTAAAATCAATATCGACGCATCTTTTAAGAAGGCTCTGGCTATTGATAATCTTTGTCTTTCTCCTCCTGATAGCTCAGCACCGTTCTCACCGATAAGTGTATCGAAACCCTTATCCATTTTTTCTATAAAATCTGTGCAGTTTGCAAGTTTTGCTGCTATTTTAACTTCTTCGTCACTTGCATCTTGCTTACCAATTCTAATATTTTCCATAACGCTTTGATTAAATAGAACGACATCTTGGAAAACTATTGATACCTTGTCAAAAAGGGATTCTGTTGATATTTCTTTTATATCCTTGCCATCGATTAAGATTTGTCCCTCGTCATAATCATAAAGTCTTGATATAAGTTTCAAGATAGTTGTTTTGCCACAGCCACTTGCTCCTACCAAAGCAGTAACCTCTCCCTGTTTAGCTTTAAAGCTTACACCGTTTAAAATTTTTGCATCTTTATTATAGGCAAATTCAACATTTTTTAGATCAATATCAAATTTTTTCAAATTATAGTCTTCGCCTTCTTGTAAATTTTGATTTTGAATTTCTTTTAGTCTTTCAATTTTTGGCGATAAATAAAATATCTCCATCATGCCTTCTTTAGATGCATCTAAAGAGTCTTTTAACTTTATAGCCGCTAGTAAATATCCTACAAGGTAGAGGACACTTATCTCTTTATTAATAATTAGATTTACGCCAACAAATATTACGACAGCAAGGGATATAAAGCTAAAAATAGATGAAAGTGACATAGTTAAAATAAGTCCTATCTCTGTCTTTAAGTGCACTTTTTCACTTTTATCCATTTTTTCATATAGCTTTTCTTTCATTTCCTCTGATAAGCCATAGGCTTTGATCTCCATTTGCATTTCGATATTTTCTTGAAAGCTTTCTGAGTTTTCTCTTAAGACGTCATAATATCTTTTTTGTCCCTTAACCTGATGTTTTTTAGATAGGGGTATAAATATAAAGCTTAATATCGTTGGAATAATTACAGCTAAACCCATCTTGACATTGCTCACTAGCATCATGATGGATATAAGTGGGAAGAAGAGTGCCATGCCACCCACTTTTGGTATTGCGTGGCTCATTGCATGTTCTATGCCTTCAATATCAGACATGATTGTTTGCGCTAGGTCTGAAATGTCATGTTTAGAAAAGTATGATAGAGGTAGTTTTGATAAATTCTCTGCTGTCCTTATTCTTAAATCCGCACTTTCTTGATATGTTGTGCTATATAATTTATCGTATTCGATAGAAAGCAGAATATACATTGCTATCAAAGTCAAAACTGAGAATGCTGTATAAAATCCATTGCTTTTATTGATATTATCTAAAACTTCCTGGGCAAAAATCATTAGTAACATGGCAGGAAGCATGTTTATACAGTAGACGAAAAATGAGGCCATTGTCGCTTTAGATAAATTTCTCGCTCCCTTATCTGTAAGAGCAAATCTTTTTTTATAAAACTCCTTCATTTGAAACCCTCCATTCATTCGCACTGTTAAAGAGTTCTTGCAGTCTCTTATACTTTGTATCACTTGACATTAATTCTTTGTCAGAACCTCTTTCTATAATTTTGCCACCATCCATAACAAGTATTTCATCAAGCTCTTTAATTGTAGATAGTCTGTGTGCAATCATGATAACTGTTTTACCCTTCATAAGATTCTTGAAAGCTTTTTGCAATTCAAACTCGTTATCTGGGTCAATAGATGCTGATGCTTCATCCATAATAATAATTTTAGAATCCTTTAAAATTGCTCTGGCAATTGCGATTCTTTGTTTTTCTCCACCAGATAAATAAACTCCTTTTGAGCCTATGATAGTGTTTTCTCTTTCTGGGAATTTGTCTAGTATCAAATCGCATCCTGCTAATTTTAAGGCTTTCATAACGTCATCTTTGCTCGCATCTTTATTAGCTAAAGCTACATTGTCATAAATACTTTTCTTGAATAATTTTGAATCTTGAAAAACAAAGGAAATGGCTTTAATTAAGGCTTCATCAGAGTATTCACTTATTGCTACGCCGCCTATCTTTATGCTTCCTTCATTAACATTGTAAAAACCCGATATAAGTTTTGCTACAGTCGATTTGCCTGATCCCGATGAACCGACTAGTGCATAGGACTTTCCTTCTTCTAATTTAAAGGATAAATTTTCAATAACAGCTTTATCGTTATAAGCAAAGCTTACATTGTCAAATTCTATATTGTAGTTTTTAAAATTATTGACATTGCCATGCATCAATTTGTCTTTTTGCATATCTTCGTAAATAGCCTCTAAAGTATCTACTGCATAATTACCTTGAGAAATGTACATAGAGTACCACATCATTCTCATAAATGAAACAAAAAGAACTCCTGATAAAAATAAAATCATGATAAGGTCAAGTAAAATCACCTTGCTGCTACCCAAGCTAGCAATAAAATAAACTATTGGAATGATTAAAATTGCAATCAGTCCAAAAAATAACCACTGATACAAAACATAAGGTTTTTTACAAGATAGTGAATAATCATAAGCATACTTCGAGTAATCTTTTATCGCCTTATAAAAGCTTTTAAATGATTCGACATTTGCTCTAAATATTTTTACAACCTGCATTCCTCTAACGTATTCAACAGTTTCAGCACTTAATTTAGATAGCGCTTCTTGGTATATCTTCATAAATTTTTGCTCGCCCATCATTGCTCCTAAAATTAAGCCGCCGATTATAGTAAGAGCAAGCAAGGTTATGCCAACTCTTATACTTACTATAAAACCAAGTGCAAGTACAAGTATAGGTGTAACTATTGCCTGAGAGCTATCTGGAATCATGTGAGCTACAACCTGATGAGTTTGTGCGGCATTGTCATCTATGATTTTTCTAATTTGACCAGAAGGATTCAAGTCAAAGAATCTAAAACTAGCTTTCTCTAACCCATCAATCCCCCTTTTCCTTAAATTTGTTTCAAGCCTAAATCCCAAGATGTGTGAAAACATTCCTGAAACACAATAAAATATCGCTCCACTTGTTAGTGTAATAACAGATTTTAATGCTAAGCTCTCTGCACCAGATAAATCTGAATTAATTATTAAATTATCCAGAAATTTGTAGATTAAATAAAATCCATATACTGTAAGTACAGCAGATATAGCAGAAAAAACTATAGCTAAAAATCCAAGATATTTTTTATCCTGTACATATGCAAATAGTTTTTTGTAAATCTTCATAATCATATCTCCTTTCTTTGATATCCCTTTTAGATATAAATCCTCATTATCAATAATAATTATCATTGTGTTTTTATTATACATTGGTTATAATTACTAATACAATGGTTTTTAATTAATAAGGCTAATTGGAATATTATCTAAAAGGGATAGGTGTATTATGACATATTACGATTTTGTAAAAGATTATATGAAAGTAGATGAATGTAAAAACAATAAGAAGTATTCAAGTGCAGGCCACACTTTTTGTTGGAGTAAAGAAGATTTAACTTATGCAGATGGCTTGTATTGGTTTTATGAAGGAGATGGATTTATTATTGATGTCCATGATTTTTATATCAGTGAAGAAGTAGTTCAAAATAATACCTATAGTATGGCAGATTATGCTTCAATATACACAAGCTACATAGTCAGCGCAAACGGCGAGAAATTCAGTCCTTATCAAACGCTTACCGCAAACTCATTATGCACACTTGATTTCGACAACATAAAAGATGACTTCCTATTTTTATTACACGAGAACTGTTATTATCTTGCCGTTTCGATTGGCTTTAAAAAGGAGCTAATAGAAAAACATTTAGCATCTATTAACATTAATCCGGAATCATTTTATTCATCTTTACTTCAACCGAATCAAATTATACTTACAAAGTCATTGGAAAAAGTGGCAATGGAAATCTTGAATTGCAAGATGGATGCCCCCGCCGCTGATTTTTTCTTCAAAGCAAAGGCAAATGAATGGGTAAGTATAGTTATTGACACATACTTAAATAGAAAAAAATATAAAATTGAGTCTGACGATAATAAAGCACTTGAAGATGTATCCAGATTTTTAGACGATCATTTCGCCATGAATGTAAATCAGGAAACCCTTGAAAAAATATCTAAAATGAGCGGAACTAAATTAAAAAATCTGTTCAAAGAAAAATATGGTCAAAGCATTACAGAATATACCCAAAGAAAAAGAATGAATGTAGCTGAAACTCTTCTCTTAAATACCCAACTGCCTATAAAAGAAATTGCAGAATCTGTTGGATATTCATCTGCTAGCAAATTTTCCATTTATTACAAAAGATACAAGGGAAAACTTCCCAGCGAAGTCCGTGGTTTGGCTTGCGACCATTACAATTTAAATTGTGATTGCTGTGATTAAACTATTT
This genomic window from Anaerococcus murdochii contains:
- a CDS encoding MptD family putative ECF transporter S component is translated as MDNKKLKVKDLVSIGVFAVIYFALMFGVGMMGMVPILFLIYPTVLGIIAGTVVMLFMTKVQKPWALFIFGMISPLVMFAAGHTYVVVVLSLIVMIIAELIRKIGNYNSFKYNMLSYAVFCIWICSSMMQMLLAKEVYIEHCKMMGDDYVVALEKLITYPHMALVALGAFIGGIIGAYIGKALLKKHFEKAGIV
- a CDS encoding MATE family efflux transporter; the encoded protein is MKQNMKEQLLTKKPLSLMFQLSIPAVIGMVVIGLYPLMDGIFAGQIIGENAMAACSIAMPLTFFNNGIATLIGIGSASILSRAMGKSDKDTIDKLMGNLIYWIIFFSTIITIGGILLGPYFLDLIGATGEIKGLGIRYLRIIFLGSNFVNFTQSANMVMRGEGLMKRAMSIMGLGAFINIALDPILMKLMGDYAIEGAAIATVTAQIIQAVITLYYFKSKSENVKIKKIKKEKDISKEMFGVGVSAMIMQVFFMVQQTLLYRQAFRYGGDPNAILMSATLRFYGFSFIPIWGMSQALQPIIGTNFGAKQYDRVKETMKIFSIGGTVLAAIFWLPAQVFSKQLLGLFKVSQDIISSGVNNFRMFYSVFILYGIMIMTITFFQAIGDGKKAGMIVMLRQLILLVPALLILPRVFGAGAVWWTEPVVDFTMIMVGLAMQAKALSNMNVND
- a CDS encoding ABC transporter ATP-binding protein, producing the protein MKEFYKKRFALTDKGARNLSKATMASFFVYCINMLPAMLLMIFAQEVLDNINKSNGFYTAFSVLTLIAMYILLSIEYDKLYSTTYQESADLRIRTAENLSKLPLSYFSKHDISDLAQTIMSDIEGIEHAMSHAIPKVGGMALFFPLISIMMLVSNVKMGLAVIIPTILSFIFIPLSKKHQVKGQKRYYDVLRENSESFQENIEMQMEIKAYGLSEEMKEKLYEKMDKSEKVHLKTEIGLILTMSLSSIFSFISLAVVIFVGVNLIINKEISVLYLVGYLLAAIKLKDSLDASKEGMMEIFYLSPKIERLKEIQNQNLQEGEDYNLKKFDIDLKNVEFAYNKDAKILNGVSFKAKQGEVTALVGASGCGKTTILKLISRLYDYDEGQILIDGKDIKEISTESLFDKVSIVFQDVVLFNQSVMENIRIGKQDASDEEVKIAAKLANCTDFIEKMDKGFDTLIGENGAELSGGERQRLSIARAFLKDASILILDEIAASLDVDNEKKIQESLNNLVKDKTVVIISHRMKSIENADKIVVLENGRVESEGKHEELLQKSKVYKNLIEKTKMAEEFIY
- a CDS encoding ABC transporter ATP-binding protein; protein product: MKIYKKLFAYVQDKKYLGFLAIVFSAISAVLTVYGFYLIYKFLDNLIINSDLSGAESLALKSVITLTSGAIFYCVSGMFSHILGFRLETNLRKRGIDGLEKASFRFFDLNPSGQIRKIIDDNAAQTHQVVAHMIPDSSQAIVTPILVLALGFIVSIRVGITLLALTIIGGLILGAMMGEQKFMKIYQEALSKLSAETVEYVRGMQVVKIFRANVESFKSFYKAIKDYSKYAYDYSLSCKKPYVLYQWLFFGLIAILIIPIVYFIASLGSSKVILLDLIMILFLSGVLFVSFMRMMWYSMYISQGNYAVDTLEAIYEDMQKDKLMHGNVNNFKNYNIEFDNVSFAYNDKAVIENLSFKLEEGKSYALVGSSGSGKSTVAKLISGFYNVNEGSIKIGGVAISEYSDEALIKAISFVFQDSKLFKKSIYDNVALANKDASKDDVMKALKLAGCDLILDKFPERENTIIGSKGVYLSGGEKQRIAIARAILKDSKIIIMDEASASIDPDNEFELQKAFKNLMKGKTVIMIAHRLSTIKELDEILVMDGGKIIERGSDKELMSSDTKYKRLQELFNSANEWRVSNEGVL
- a CDS encoding helix-turn-helix domain-containing protein yields the protein MTYYDFVKDYMKVDECKNNKKYSSAGHTFCWSKEDLTYADGLYWFYEGDGFIIDVHDFYISEEVVQNNTYSMADYASIYTSYIVSANGEKFSPYQTLTANSLCTLDFDNIKDDFLFLLHENCYYLAVSIGFKKELIEKHLASININPESFYSSLLQPNQIILTKSLEKVAMEILNCKMDAPAADFFFKAKANEWVSIVIDTYLNRKKYKIESDDNKALEDVSRFLDDHFAMNVNQETLEKISKMSGTKLKNLFKEKYGQSITEYTQRKRMNVAETLLLNTQLPIKEIAESVGYSSASKFSIYYKRYKGKLPSEVRGLACDHYNLNCDCCD